A single window of Dermacentor albipictus isolate Rhodes 1998 colony chromosome 1, USDA_Dalb.pri_finalv2, whole genome shotgun sequence DNA harbors:
- the LOC135906070 gene encoding uncharacterized protein encodes MLTVALQRNSPPGAETSNTPEPVLRCPLDSVREVLDFNEELTEGKSEALVLDLMGYGTRTLNTTIKSMMAYIMSDQAASEFSMDGRKGKVRFRDLKLVKVLFSAARRTRHHKDCTVDDVLYHIKEWLRRAKESCCTETRRYFRAGP; translated from the exons ATGCTGACAGTAGCCCTACAAAGAAATAGTCCTCCAGGTGCAGAAACTTCAAACACTCCTGAGCCAGTGCTGCGCTGCCCACTGGACAGTGTGCGAGAAGTCCTTGATTTCAATGAAGAACTGACTGAAGGAAAAAGTGAAGCTCTG GTTCTGGACCTTATGGGCTATGGAACAAGAACCCTGAACACAACTATTAAGTCAATGATGGCTTATATAATGAGTGATCAGGCTGCGTCGGAATTTAGTATGGACGGCCGCAAAGGCAAGGTTCGATTTAGGGACCTGAAGCTCGTCAAAGTTCTGTTCT CGGCTGCTCGGCGGACACGCCACCACAAAGACTGCACGgtagacgacgtgctctaccacATAAAGGAGTGGCTGCGCAGggcaaaagaaag TTGCTGTACAGAAACCAGACGCTACTTCCGTGCAGGACCATGA